One segment of Panicum virgatum strain AP13 chromosome 3K, P.virgatum_v5, whole genome shotgun sequence DNA contains the following:
- the LOC120698553 gene encoding pentatricopeptide repeat-containing protein At2g20540-like, which yields MIKAYAQNHLHRDAVEVYVRLLRCPPLPWGGGFSGGDRFTYPFLLKACGGLAAVELGNQVHAHVVRSGCEAHDIVQNSLIEMYTRCGDLSLARKVFDEMRNKDVVSWNTLISAHARLGQMRKARALFDSMPEKTVVSWTALVSGYTAVSDFAGAVEVFRLMQMEGFEPDDVSIVAVLPACAQLGALELGRWIYAYCNRHGMLRKTYICNALMEMYAKCGCIDEVLQLFHGMPEKDVISWSTAIGGLAAHGRAREAVRLFEAMDGEGRVRPNGITFVGLLSACSHAGLLDEGLRYFDRMKDAYGVEPGVEHYGCLVDLLGRSGRIQRALDTVRGMPIPADAKIWGSLLSGCCSHGDVDTAVVAAERLVELEPGDVGNLVMLANVYAAAERWGDVANTRKEIRRQSTRKTPGCSMIEVDNVVREFVAGEDLGPELGGLAAVLDILASQLAADDEEFDDSDCWVNANVLPVTDHCQNERCI from the exons ATGATCAAGGCCTACGCGCAGAACCATCTCCACCGCGACGCAGTCGAGGTCTACGTCCGCTTGCTCAGGTGCCCCCCGCTTCCTTGGGGCGGCGGATTCTCCGGCGGCGACCGGTTCACGTACCCGTTCCTGCTCAAGGCCTGCGGCGGCCTGGCGGCGGTCGAGCTGGGAAACCAGGTGCACGCGCACGTGGTGAGGTCCGGGTGCGAGGCACACGACATCGTGCAGAACTCCCTGATCGAAATGTACACCCGCTGCGGCGATCTGTCGCTCGCGCGCAAGGTGTTCGATGAAATGAGGAACAAGGACGTGGTGTCCTGGAACACGCTCATCTCAGCGCACGCGAGGCTGGGGCAGATGAGGAAGGCACGGGCGTTATTCGATTCGATGCCTGAAAAGACGGTGGTTTCCTGGACCGCGTTGGTGTCCGGGTACACAGCAGTCAGCGACTTCGCCGGCGCGGTCGAGGTGTTCAGGCTGATGCAGATGGAAGGCTTCGAGCCAGACGACGTGAGCATCGTCGCGGTGCTGCCGGCCTGTGCTCAACTTGGCGCTCTGGAGCTAGGCAGGTGGATATACGCTTACTGCAACAGGCACGGCATGCTGCGCAAGACGTACATCTGCAACGCGCTGATGGAGATGTACGCGAAGTGCGGGTGCATCGACGAAGTGCTGCAGCTGTTCCACGGCATGCCCGAGAAGGATGTCATCTCGTGGAGCACGGCGATCGGCGGCCTCGCGGCGCACGGGAGGGCGCGCGAGGCGGTCAGGTTGTTCGAGGCCATGGATGGAGAAGGAAGGGTGCGGCCAAACGGCATCACTTTCGTGGGGCTTTTGTCAGCCTGCTCCCATGCCGGGCTCCTGGATGAAGGCCTGCGCTACTTCGACCGCATGAAGGATGCCTACGGAGTCGAACCCGGTGTCGAGCACTACGGGTGCCTAGTGGATCTCCTTGGCCGGTCAGGGCGAATCCAGCGCGCCCTGGACACCGTACGGGGCATGCCAATCCCCGCCGACGCCAAGATCTGGGGATCGCTGCTCAGTGGGTGCTGCAGCCACGGCGACGTGGACACTGCCGTGGTGGCGGCCGAGCGGCTGGTCGAGCTGGAGCCGGGCGACGTGGGTAACCTTGTCATGCTGGCCAACGTGTATGCCGCGGCGGAGCGGTGGGGCGACGTGGCGAACACAAGGAAGGAGATAAGGAGACAGAGCACGAGGAAGACGCCGGGGTGCAGCATGATCGAGGTGGACAACGTGGTGAGGGAGTTCGTCGCCGGGGAGGACCTGGGGCCTGAGCTGGGAGGCCTTGCTGCCGTGCTGGATATCCTGGCCTCGCAGCTTGCTGCCGATGATGAAGAATTCGATGATTCAGATTGCTGGGTTAATGCGAATGTGTTACCAGTGACTGATCATTGCCAAAATGAGAG GTGCATTTGA
- the LOC120698554 gene encoding U-box domain-containing protein 27-like, with protein MDAAVAAQQARRRIRPPEPLVMAAAPPTPAAFRCPISLEVMRSPVSLPTGATYDRASIQRWLDSGHRTCPATRLPLASTDLVPNLLLRRLIHLHAATLPPSPSPEEVLSQLAAADADGEPAAAEKAVRSLAAKIAPEKGKRASVATAVAADLDSAVPALLSFAKGGAGADARVDAVRILATVAPELVPYLTGDGAEKRGRVNMAVEALAAVLSADGVAEEAKDALVVALVAEDLGRIVTTLLGAGANGAAVLEAILTSPAADADAKTAIADRPELFPDLVRILRDAASPAAIRCMAAAVQVRGRPARASMVRAGAIPALALAVAAAPTAAAESALRLLAEAARCGDGKAAIAADAAEVAAAVMGRMIRVGPAGREAAVAALWLSCCAGGGERRMREAVASAPEAVGKLLVVMQGDCAPTTSRMAGELLRAVRLEQERKGMAAAYDSRTIHVMPY; from the coding sequence ATGGATGCAGCCGTCGCCGCGCAGCAGGCGAggcgccggatccggccgccggagCCCCTCGTGATGGctgcggcgccgccgacgccggccgCGTTCCGGTGCCCGATCTCGCTGGAGGTGATGCGGTCGCCGGTCAGcctccccaccggcgccacgtACGACCGCGCGTCCATACAGCGGTGGCTCGATTCCGGCCACCGCACCTGCCCCGCCACGCGGCTGCCGCTGGCGTCCACCGACCTGGTCCCCAACCTGCTCTTGCGCCGCCTCATCCACCTGCACGCCGCCACGTTGCCGCCTTCGCCGTCGCCCGAGGAGGTGCTGTCGCAGCTCGCGGCTGCGGACGCGGACggggagcccgcggcggcggagaaggccgtgCGCTCGCTCGCGGCCAAGATCGCGCCGGAGAAAGGGAAGCGGGCGTCCGTCGCGACGGCGGTCGCCGCCGATCTCGACTCCGCGGTGCCGGCGCTCCTCTCCTTCGCGAAGGGCGGGGCGGGCGCCGACGCGCGCGTGGACGCCGTGAGGATCCTGGCCACCGTGGCCCCGGAGCTGGTCCCTTATCTCACGGGGGATGGGGCGGAGAAGCGCGGGAGGGTCAACATGGCGGTGGAGGCCCTGGCCGCCGTCCTGTCCGCGGACGGAGTTGCGGAAGAGGCCAAGGATGCGCTCGTCGTCGCTCTCGTCGCCGAGGACCTGGGCCGCATCGTGACGACACTGCTCGGCGCGGGCGCGAACGGCGCCGCGGTCCTGGAGGCGATCCTGACGTCGCCCGCGGCGGACGCCGACGCCAAGACCGCCATCGCCGACAGGCCGGAGCTGTTCCCGGACCTCGTGCGGATCCTCCGGGACGCGGCGTCTCCGGCGGCCATCCGGTGCATGGCCGCGGCGGTGCAGgtccgcggccggccggcgcgcgcgtcgATGGTGCGGGCCGGGGCCATCCCCGCGCTGGcgctggccgtggcggcggcgcccacggcGGCCGCGGAGTCGGCGCTGCGGCTGCTGGCGGAGGCCGCCCGCTGCGGCGACGGCAAGGCGGCCATCGCGGCCGACGCggccgaggtggcggccgccgtgATGGGGCGGATGATCCGGGTGGGCCCGGCGGGGCGggaggccgcggtggcggcgctgtggCTGTCGTgctgcgcgggcggcggggagcggcggATGCGGGAGGCCGTGGCGTCGGCGCCCGAGGCCGTGGGGAAGCTGCTGGTGGTGATGCAGGGGGACTGCGCCCCGACCACCTCGCGGATGGCCGGCGAGCTGCTGCGGGCGGTGCGGCTGGAGCAGGAGCGCAAGGGCATGGCCGCCGCCTACGACAGCCGCACCATCCATGTCATGCCGTACTGA
- the LOC120698552 gene encoding protein FAR1-RELATED SEQUENCE 5-like isoform X2, with translation MESMSRVLHRSDSTIAIPLQGEDDTHRNAMVEICSVEGNGDSYKTPERTISLPFYGSVYEPDCEDGLQPTIGMVFDSWEKGEDFYRAYAKHMGFGVRKWTQHKKIDGTAIWKRFVCSKEGWRKEQESGEDEKPKRKVKITRCGCQAMIGFKRRDDGKYVVAKFISYHTHDLVSPRMGHLIKSNREVTSGVKCALFTCHKASIGTSAAFRMLSVEKGGPANLGCTKKDVQNYERDCRKVISASDAQILIDIMKEKQKDQFIILF, from the exons ATGGAATCCATGTCAAGGGTCTTGCATAGGTCTGACTCAACTATAGCAATTCCACTTCAAGGTGAAGATGACACTCATAGAAATGCTATG GTTGAAATATGTTCAGTTGAGGGTAACGGAGATAGCTATAAAACACCAGAAAGAACGATAAGCTTACCATTCTAT GGTTCAGTCTATGAGCCTGATTGCGAGGATGGCTTACAGCCCACAATTGGTATGGTGTTTGATAGCTGGGAGAAAGGAGAAGATTTCTACAGAGCATATGCTAAGCATATGGGATTTGGGGTTCGCAAATGGACACAGCACAAAAAAATAGATGGGACGGCCATCTGGAAGCGATTTGTTTGTTCAAAGGAAGGTTGGAGGAAAGAGCAAGAAAGTGGTGAAGATGAGAAGCCTAAAAGGAAGGTCAAGATAACTCGGTGTGGCTGTCAGGCGATGATTGGATTCAAGAGAAGAGATGATGGCAAGTATGTGGTTGCCAAGTTCATCTCCTACCACACCCATGATTTGGTCTCCCCAAGGATGGGGCATTTAATCAAATCAAATAGGGAAGTGACTAGCGGAGTGAAGTGTGCATTATTTACATGTCATAAAGCGTCAATTGGCACTTCTGCAGCATTCCGGATGCTTAGTGTAGAGAAAGGTGGGCCTGCAAACCTAGGTTGCACAAAGAAGGATGTTCAGAACTATGAACGTGATTGCAGAAAAGTCATTAGTGCTTCAGATGCCCAGATTTTAATTGATATCATGAAAGAGAAGCAAAAGGATCAATTCATCATTCTTTTTTGA
- the LOC120698552 gene encoding protein FAR1-RELATED SEQUENCE 5-like isoform X1 translates to MSFDSTYRTNRYDLVFTPFTGVNHHKSCITFGAAFLPNEKKESYKWLFRTFLKAMGGAAPKLIITDEDLSMKAAIRDVFPNTIHRLCMWHILNKLPEKLGRDFTKDEEFMKRFGICVWCSETPDEFESSWASIIADYGLENNVWLNDKYALRESWIPAYFVGYSLGGILRTTSRSESENAFFGRFVNRRLSLLEFWIRFEAALEEQREKELHDDNATIHTSPVLKTSWTFERHAREVYTHTIFEMFQQEVVSARDNCVVQGMEQVGEEKITRIRDSRGRIREIRYNTCSKAVNCSCRLFESIGILCSHTIVVLKAELYNEIPINYVLDRWTKIATRKRVLDAKGNVIEGSCTSLPPAIKIMYSETNSKFNMGMLAAKHSEEKMKYLHKAVAEAVDHVLKMEQSSETSKVSEFESFVGMPFPTTIDIHPPEVAHTKGNGKRFKKASEENKSKRRKTSSKQQH, encoded by the exons ATGTCCTTTGATTCTACTTACCGAACCAACCGATATGACCTGGTTTTTACGCCATTCACTGGAGTCAATCATCATAAGTCATGTATCACGTTCGGTGCTGCCTTTTTACCAAATGAGAAGAAAGAGTCATACAAATGGCTATTCAGAACCTTTTTGAAAGCAATGGGAGGGGCTGCACCTAAACTGATCATAACTGATGAGGACCTTAGCATGAAGGCTGCAATCAGAGATGTCTTCCCAAACACCATACACAGACTTTGTATGTGGCATATTCTTAACAAACTCCCTGAAAAGCTTGGTCGTGACTTCACCAAGGATGAAGAGTTCATGAAAAGATTTGGGATATGTGTATGGTGTTCAGAGACACCTGATGAGTTTGAGTCAAGCTGGGCATCAATAATTGCTGATTATGGACTTGAAAATAATGTCTGGTTGAATGATAAGTATGCTCTGCGAGAATCATGGATTCCAGCATACTTTGTAGGATACTCACTAGGTGGTATCTTACGAACAACCTCTAGATCTGAAAGCGAGAATGCATTCTTTGGCCGCTTTGTGAACCGACGACTATCTTTACTTGAATTTTGGATCAGGTTTGAAGCTGCCTTGGAGGAACAGCGGGAAAAGGAGTTGCACGATGACAATGCCACAATTCATACATCACCTGTACTCAAGACATCTTGGACCTTCGAGAGGCATGCTAGGGAGGTCTACACGCATACCATATTTGAGATGTTTCAGCAAGAGGTGGTTTCTGCGAGGGATAATTGTGTGGTGCAAGGTATGGAACAGGTTGGAGAGGAAAAGATCACCCGAATTAGGGATAGTAGAGGCAGGATAAGAGAAATTCGCTACAACACATGTTCCAAGGCTGTAAACTGTTCTTGCAGGTTGTTTGAGTCTATCGGTATTCTTTGTTCTCACACCATTGTAGTCCTCAAGGCAGAGCTATACAATGAAATACCTATTAACTATGTGCTAGATAGGTGGACTAAGATAGCTACACGTAAGCGGGTGCTTGATGCTAAAGGTAATGTGATTGAAGGATCATGTACATCCCTTCCACCTGCCATCAAGATCATGTACTCTGAGACAAACTCTAAATTCAACATGGGGATGCTTGCTGCTAAACATTCTGAGGAGAAAATGAAGTATTTGCATAAAGCTGTGGCTGAAGCTGTTGATCATGTGCTAAAAATGGAACAATCTAGTGAGACAAGTAAAGTTTCAGAGTTTGAGTCTTTTGTTGGAATGCCATTTCCAACGACCATTGACATCCATCCCCCTGAAGTAGCACACACCAAAGGAAATGGaaaaagatttaagaaggcttcAGAAGAAAACAAAAGCAAAAGGAG GAAAACTAGCTCCAAGCAACAACATTGA
- the LOC120700748 gene encoding uncharacterized protein LOC120700748: MAETTVIDTLFEFVETVIDLYEKEYLRPPRARELEVILRQNEERGFPGMIGSIDCMHWQWENCPSSWAGSHNDINVLQRSPVFDELASGRTPEVEYWVNGNPYTMGFYLADKIYPNWATFVKTVSAPASMKHKVFASIQESCRKDVERTFGVLRKKFKIIYNPARMWSHKKLNGIMRACVILHNMVIEDKRDIYVNPEDTQGFEGADDPPVSQNRDVPAIDKLINTYNCIKSKETSTQLQQDLIEHIWGLYGASTGPFATR; the protein is encoded by the exons ATGGCAGAGACCACTGTCATCGACACCCTTTTCGAATTTGTGGAGACCGTTATAGACCTATATGAGAAagaatacttgaggccacctAGGGCTAGAGAGCTGGAAGTAATTCTTAGGCAAAATGAGGAAAGAGGTTTTCCAGGCATGATCGGAAGTATAGACTGCATGCATTGGCAATGGGAGAACTGTCCATCATCTTGGGCTG GATCTCACAATGATATAAATGTTCTACAACGTTCTCCTGTATTTGATGAGCTTGCATCAGGGAGGACACCTGAAGTTGAGTATTGGGTAAATGGAAACCCATACACTATGGGATTCTACTTGGCTGACAAGATTTATCCAAATTGGGCAACTTTTGTGAAGACGGTGAGCGCTCCAGCAAGCATGAAGCACAAGGTATTTGCTAGCATTCAAGAATCATGTAGGAAAGACGTGGAGAGAACTTTTGGAGTACTGCGAAAAAAATTCAAGATCATCTATAACCCAGCCCGGATGTGGAGCCACAAAAAACTGAATGGAATCATGCGTGCTTGTGTCATTCTGCACAACATGGTGATAGAAGACAAGCGTGATATTTACGTAAACCCAGAGGATACACAAGGATTTGAAGGGGCTGATGATCCACCTGTTAGCCAGAATAGAGATGTTCCAGCGATTGATAAGCTCATTAACACGTATAACTGCATCAAGAGCAAGGAAACGTCCACACAGCTGCAGCAGGACCTCATTGAACACATCTGGGGTCTTTACGGTGCTTCAACTGGACCTTTTGCAACAAGGTAG